One genomic region from Dehalobacter restrictus DSM 9455 encodes:
- the pheT gene encoding phenylalanine--tRNA ligase subunit beta — protein MRVSMEWLKQYLELPLSPEELAEVLTGGGIEVEGVECLNKGFTEVYIGEILDIQPHPDAQKLQVCRLNTGREELTIVTGASNVLIGDKVPVAVPGAVLPGGKEIQPVDMRGVKSYGMLCSDKELEIEAVGQERSKGGILILSPDAPVGQSLETYLGLQDSVLELELYPNRPDCLAMVNVAREAGTLLGKKPVLPEWGREEMPSWPEDVRQKVEIEDPELSWRYSALLVDDVVIQPSPVWMQNRLRAAGVRPINNIVDITNYCMLEMGQPLHAFDRDKLQGTVRVRKAKQGETMVSLDGIERKLEPDMLVIADDNGPQAIAGVMGGLESEVTGKTCRILFESAHFLGSSVRRTSRKLGLRSESSSRFEKGVNPYWTVPTLGRVAELLLELEAGVPMSFTEKVCALPPKVRIEIAVPTVNQVLGVEYTYQEIEKVFEALDFEYLKLSDCRYSVEIPSYRQDLKIEVDLIEEIARIIGYDKIPTTLPQGSQTQGCRTPEQVFRRKLRKILIKAGMNEVISYSFSNKELDDQWGSEGRNIPLLNPLREELGTMRTSLLPGLLEIASRNTARRNTDLLLFEIGNVYLPKELPLKEQPDEVSRIAGLAQGESKRHWLNSQVKFDFFYVKGILTQIAEECGMEFEYRRIEEGKYCSLLHPGRSASIYSKGEYLGILGEIYPQLDQKWDLQCPVLFELDFGALSRNANLAVIAKSYPRYPAIQRDLAVVVPEEVSAEDIKKKVMALGGEFLKEVELFDVYQGQPVPAGHKSLAFTMRYQSAERTLKDEEVNTFNSDILSGIQQEFGAKWRK, from the coding sequence ATGAGAGTAAGCATGGAATGGCTGAAACAATACCTCGAACTCCCTCTCAGTCCTGAGGAATTGGCAGAAGTCCTGACCGGGGGCGGGATTGAAGTTGAAGGGGTAGAATGCTTGAATAAAGGCTTCACAGAAGTCTATATCGGTGAAATTCTGGATATCCAGCCCCATCCCGATGCCCAAAAACTGCAGGTATGCCGTTTGAATACCGGCAGGGAAGAACTGACCATTGTAACGGGTGCATCAAATGTCCTTATCGGGGATAAAGTACCGGTAGCCGTTCCGGGAGCGGTGCTTCCAGGGGGTAAAGAAATTCAACCGGTCGATATGAGAGGCGTAAAATCGTATGGGATGCTTTGTTCCGACAAGGAACTTGAGATCGAAGCGGTCGGTCAGGAACGCAGTAAAGGCGGGATCCTGATCCTGTCTCCTGACGCGCCTGTCGGTCAGAGCCTGGAAACATATCTTGGTTTGCAGGACAGCGTCCTGGAACTGGAACTTTACCCTAACCGGCCGGATTGTCTGGCGATGGTCAATGTTGCGAGAGAAGCCGGGACTTTGCTCGGGAAAAAGCCTGTTCTGCCGGAATGGGGCCGGGAGGAAATGCCTTCCTGGCCGGAAGATGTCAGGCAGAAGGTTGAAATTGAAGATCCGGAACTTTCCTGGCGTTATTCGGCCCTGCTGGTGGATGATGTCGTCATTCAACCCTCGCCGGTTTGGATGCAGAACCGACTCCGGGCTGCCGGAGTCCGTCCGATCAATAATATTGTCGATATTACCAACTACTGCATGCTGGAAATGGGACAGCCGCTTCATGCGTTCGACCGGGATAAACTTCAGGGTACGGTCAGAGTCCGCAAAGCCAAACAAGGTGAAACCATGGTCAGCCTGGACGGCATCGAAAGAAAATTGGAACCCGATATGCTGGTTATTGCCGACGATAACGGGCCGCAGGCCATTGCCGGTGTCATGGGCGGCCTGGAAAGCGAAGTGACCGGCAAGACCTGCAGGATCCTGTTTGAATCAGCACATTTCCTCGGTTCGAGTGTCCGGCGTACCAGCAGAAAGCTGGGACTCCGTTCGGAGTCTTCCAGCCGTTTTGAAAAAGGCGTCAATCCTTACTGGACAGTCCCAACCCTGGGCAGAGTGGCAGAATTGCTGCTGGAACTCGAGGCGGGTGTACCGATGTCCTTTACGGAAAAAGTCTGTGCGCTTCCGCCCAAGGTTCGGATCGAAATAGCGGTTCCCACGGTCAATCAGGTCCTGGGTGTGGAATATACGTATCAGGAAATTGAAAAGGTGTTTGAAGCTCTTGATTTTGAATATCTGAAATTGTCTGATTGCCGGTACAGTGTTGAAATTCCTTCTTACAGGCAGGACCTTAAAATTGAAGTTGACTTGATTGAAGAGATTGCCCGCATCATAGGCTATGATAAGATTCCTACCACTCTGCCGCAGGGCAGCCAAACGCAAGGGTGCAGGACACCTGAACAGGTTTTCCGGCGCAAACTGCGTAAAATCCTGATCAAAGCCGGGATGAACGAGGTTATTTCCTACTCTTTCAGCAATAAAGAATTGGATGATCAATGGGGGTCAGAAGGCCGGAATATCCCGCTCTTAAATCCATTAAGGGAAGAATTAGGAACGATGAGGACGTCACTTCTGCCCGGACTATTGGAGATTGCGTCCAGAAATACCGCCAGACGCAACACGGATCTGCTGCTGTTTGAAATCGGCAATGTCTATTTGCCAAAAGAGCTGCCGTTAAAGGAGCAGCCCGATGAGGTTTCCCGGATTGCTGGCTTGGCGCAGGGGGAAAGCAAACGCCACTGGCTGAATTCGCAGGTGAAATTTGATTTCTTTTATGTCAAAGGGATCCTGACACAAATTGCGGAAGAATGCGGAATGGAATTTGAATATCGGAGAATTGAGGAAGGCAAGTACTGCAGCCTGCTTCATCCCGGAAGGTCCGCAAGCATTTACAGCAAAGGGGAGTACCTTGGTATTCTCGGGGAAATCTATCCACAGCTCGACCAGAAATGGGACCTGCAGTGTCCGGTGCTGTTTGAGCTCGATTTTGGAGCGCTTTCCAGGAATGCCAATCTCGCGGTTATTGCCAAATCGTATCCGCGTTATCCGGCAATTCAGCGTGACCTGGCCGTTGTGGTTCCTGAAGAGGTATCCGCAGAAGATATTAAGAAAAAGGTCATGGCACTCGGCGGGGAATTCCTGAAAGAAGTAGAGCTGTTCGACGTGTATCAAGGACAGCCCGTTCCGGCAGGACACAAAAGCCTTGCCTTTACGATGCGTTACCAGTCTGCAGAACGAACCTTGAAAGATGAAGAAGTGAACAC